A region of Candidatus Aminicenantes bacterium DNA encodes the following proteins:
- a CDS encoding PIG-L family deacetylase — translation MSAGPSLLFPAGRPPFRLTASAASAGLAVLVLAPHPDDFDEVGVTLRRLRGAGGKIRLSVLSSSANGVEDAFLDRPTDEAKAAVREEEQRRSLLFFGLGEERLSFERLPTGAGGFLRDASEGLDAVRRILAEEPFDIVILPHGHDTNPDHVLVSEWLRRAVPPGSIAPSAWLFRDPKTVAMRLDLVVPFDDEEASWKAELLRCHASQQARNLRQRGYGLDERILRINRETARAAGLAEPYAEGFEIVGTAAEPISEGGASPARRA, via the coding sequence ATGAGCGCCGGTCCGTCGCTCCTCTTTCCCGCCGGCCGACCGCCGTTTCGGCTTACGGCAAGCGCGGCGTCGGCGGGGCTCGCCGTCCTGGTGCTGGCGCCCCATCCCGACGATTTCGACGAAGTCGGAGTCACCCTGCGCCGCCTCCGGGGAGCCGGCGGAAAAATCCGCCTGTCCGTCCTCAGCTCGAGCGCCAACGGGGTCGAGGATGCGTTTCTCGATCGGCCGACCGACGAGGCGAAAGCCGCAGTGCGCGAGGAAGAACAGCGGCGGAGCCTTCTCTTCTTCGGCCTCGGCGAGGAGCGCTTGAGCTTTGAACGCCTGCCGACAGGCGCCGGAGGATTTCTGCGGGACGCTTCCGAGGGCCTCGACGCGGTCCGCCGCATTCTGGCGGAAGAGCCCTTCGATATCGTGATTCTTCCTCACGGCCATGACACGAACCCCGATCACGTCCTGGTCAGCGAGTGGCTCCGCCGGGCCGTCCCTCCCGGTTCCATCGCGCCGTCCGCCTGGCTGTTCCGGGATCCCAAGACCGTCGCGATGCGGCTTGATCTGGTCGTCCCTTTCGACGACGAGGAGGCGTCCTGGAAAGCCGAGCTGCTGCGCTGCCATGCCTCCCAGCAGGCCAGAAATTTGAGGCAGCGGGGATACGGCTTGGACGAACGGATCCTCCGGATCAATCGGGAGACGGCGCGGGCGGCCGGGTTGGCCGAGCCTTACGCCGAAGGGTTCGAGATCGTCGGGACGGCGGCCGAGCCGATCAGTGAAGGCGGCGCAAGCCCGGCTCGAAGAGCGTGA
- a CDS encoding MFS transporter, with protein MSRSDRNIIDGRVSWRKTFTALRYPNYRLWFSGQLTSLFGSWMQTTAQGFLIFELTRSPAFLGYVGFAAGIPTWLITLYAGGVADRMARRRLMILTQSAMMLLAFISAGLVFGGLVRPWHVIVLAFAFGAANAFDAPARQALVHDLVEAEDLTNAIALNAAMFNTSAALGPAVGGITYALFGPGWCFVINGLSFIAVIAALAAMRLPAHVRPERPSSLLSEIREGLRYTRNHVMIRTLIGTILMISLFGFAFVTLIPAWAVQILHGGPATNGFLTSVRGVGALTSALLIASLGRFKFRGRLLTLGGLTFPILMIVFSFVRSRLLAYLVLFAAGFALTLVFNLANASVQTLTDPRFRGRVMAIYSLSFFGAMPVGAILIGWLATHFGEPFAVVATSSVALVYMIAITLFEPGLRRLH; from the coding sequence ATGAGCCGAAGCGACAGGAACATAATCGATGGCCGCGTCAGCTGGCGCAAGACGTTCACGGCCCTGCGCTATCCCAACTACCGGCTTTGGTTTTCCGGCCAGCTGACCTCCCTGTTCGGAAGCTGGATGCAGACGACGGCCCAAGGATTCCTGATCTTCGAGCTGACCAGGTCGCCGGCCTTCCTGGGCTACGTCGGGTTCGCGGCGGGGATCCCGACTTGGCTGATTACGCTCTACGCCGGCGGTGTTGCCGACCGGATGGCCCGCCGCCGCCTGATGATCCTGACCCAAAGCGCCATGATGCTTCTGGCCTTCATCTCGGCCGGCCTCGTCTTCGGCGGCCTCGTCCGGCCCTGGCACGTCATCGTCCTGGCCTTCGCGTTCGGAGCCGCCAACGCCTTCGACGCGCCGGCCCGCCAGGCCCTGGTCCACGATCTGGTCGAGGCCGAGGACCTGACCAACGCCATCGCCCTCAACGCGGCCATGTTCAACACTTCGGCCGCGCTCGGTCCGGCCGTCGGCGGCATCACCTACGCCCTCTTCGGGCCGGGCTGGTGCTTCGTGATCAACGGCCTGTCCTTCATCGCCGTCATCGCCGCACTGGCCGCCATGCGGCTTCCGGCCCACGTTCGGCCGGAGCGCCCATCCTCCCTCTTGAGCGAAATCCGGGAGGGCCTGCGCTACACCCGCAATCACGTCATGATCCGCACCCTGATCGGTACGATCCTGATGATCAGCCTGTTCGGGTTCGCCTTCGTGACGCTGATCCCCGCTTGGGCCGTCCAGATTCTGCACGGCGGCCCGGCCACAAACGGGTTCCTGACTTCGGTCCGCGGCGTCGGCGCCCTGACCTCGGCCCTGCTCATCGCGTCGCTGGGCCGGTTCAAGTTCCGGGGCCGCCTTTTGACGCTGGGCGGGCTGACCTTCCCGATCCTGATGATCGTCTTCTCGTTCGTCCGTTCGCGGCTGCTGGCCTATCTGGTGCTCTTCGCGGCCGGGTTCGCCCTGACCCTGGTCTTCAACCTGGCCAACGCCTCCGTCCAGACCCTGACGGATCCCCGATTCCGCGGCCGGGTCATGGCCATCTATTCCCTATCGTTCTTCGGAGCAATGCCGGTGGGGGCGATCCTGATCGGCTGGCTGGCCACCCATTTCGGAGAGCCGTTCGCAGTCGTCGCCACCTCGTCGGTGGCCCTGGTCTATATGATCGCGATCACGCTCTTCGAGCCGGGCTTGCGCCGCCTTCACTGA